Proteins encoded together in one Catellatospora citrea window:
- a CDS encoding alpha-N-arabinofuranosidase translates to MPAPHTAEIFLDPHFTTGEVDPLLFGSFVEHLGRCVYTGLFEPDHPAADAAGLRTDVLALIRELGVTMVRYPGGNFVSAYRWEDGVGPADLRPRRLDPAWRTIETNRFGLGEFTAFTRAAGLEPMMAVNLGTRGISEAGDLLEYCNHPSGTTLSDLRGAHGAPEPYGIRLWCLGNEMDGPWQVGHKTADEYGRLAAETARLMRMIDPSVRLIACGSSGSGMPTFGEWESTVLSHAYDQVDYLSLHAYYDPDATDQASYLASAQDMEGFITDVIALCDAARARHRSTKRLSLAFDEWNIWYMSRQRPGQGEWPRAPRLLEDVYTVADAVVLGSLLITLLRHCDRVTAACLAQLVNVIAPIMTEPGGPAWRQTTFHPFAQAARYARGQVLQLHVASPTYETPKYGDVPLLHATAVHGEDGVLTVFAVNRDPAASLPLTVHLGGFRTAGPVSHSVLADDDPAAANTMAEPHRVTPHNLAAPVVENGRFTATLPPLSWNVIRLPLAAAH, encoded by the coding sequence ATGCCCGCACCCCATACCGCCGAGATCTTCCTCGACCCGCACTTCACCACCGGTGAGGTGGACCCGCTGCTGTTCGGCTCGTTCGTCGAGCACCTCGGCCGGTGCGTGTACACCGGACTGTTCGAACCCGACCACCCCGCCGCCGACGCCGCCGGCCTGCGCACCGACGTGCTGGCACTGATCCGCGAGCTGGGCGTGACCATGGTCCGCTACCCGGGCGGCAACTTCGTGTCGGCATACCGCTGGGAGGACGGGGTCGGCCCGGCGGACCTGCGGCCGCGGCGGCTGGACCCGGCCTGGCGCACGATCGAGACCAACCGGTTCGGCCTCGGCGAGTTCACGGCCTTCACCCGCGCCGCCGGGCTGGAGCCGATGATGGCGGTCAACCTCGGCACCCGGGGCATCAGCGAGGCCGGCGACCTGCTGGAGTACTGCAACCATCCGAGCGGCACCACGCTGTCGGACCTGCGCGGCGCGCACGGCGCACCGGAGCCGTACGGCATCCGGCTGTGGTGCCTGGGCAACGAGATGGACGGGCCGTGGCAGGTCGGGCACAAGACCGCCGACGAGTACGGCCGCCTGGCCGCCGAGACCGCCCGGCTCATGCGGATGATCGACCCGTCGGTGCGGCTGATCGCCTGCGGCAGCTCCGGATCGGGCATGCCGACGTTCGGCGAGTGGGAGTCGACGGTGCTCTCGCACGCGTACGACCAGGTCGACTACCTGTCCCTGCACGCCTACTACGACCCCGACGCGACCGATCAGGCCTCCTACCTGGCCAGCGCGCAGGACATGGAAGGGTTCATCACCGACGTGATCGCCCTGTGCGACGCGGCTCGCGCCCGCCACCGCTCGACCAAGCGGCTGTCGCTGGCCTTCGACGAGTGGAACATCTGGTACATGTCCCGGCAGCGGCCCGGCCAGGGCGAGTGGCCGCGCGCGCCGCGGCTGCTGGAGGACGTCTACACGGTCGCCGACGCGGTGGTGCTGGGCAGCCTGCTGATCACGCTGCTGCGCCACTGCGACCGGGTCACCGCGGCGTGCCTGGCGCAGCTGGTCAACGTCATCGCGCCGATCATGACCGAGCCGGGCGGGCCCGCCTGGCGGCAGACCACCTTCCACCCGTTCGCCCAGGCCGCCCGGTATGCCCGCGGCCAGGTGCTGCAACTGCACGTCGCGTCACCGACGTACGAGACCCCGAAGTACGGCGACGTGCCGCTGCTGCATGCCACGGCGGTGCACGGCGAGGACGGCGTGCTGACCGTCTTCGCGGTCAACCGCGACCCCGCGGCGAGCCTGCCGTTGACCGTGCACCTCGGCGGATTCCGCACCGCCGGGCCGGTGAGCCACTCCGTGCTGGCCGACGACGATCCCGCGGCCGCGAACACGATGGCCGAACCGCACCGGGTGACGCCGCATAACCTGGCCGCGCCCGTGGTCGAGAACGGACGCTTCACGGCCACGCTGCCGCCGCTGTCCTGGAACGTGATCCGGCTGCCGCTCGCGGCGGCACACTGA